In Allomuricauda ruestringensis DSM 13258, the following proteins share a genomic window:
- a CDS encoding Panacea domain-containing protein, translating into MAYSKSEIEKIGNTLVYLCKNIGEPVSKTKIIKLLYFIEEFSMKKFGKPFLGLEWEVWHLGPVAEDIYAEINDPFMLSDFIEITSMNGYDGNFVCAKNEFNDDEFSDSEIELLNTLIAKLGNMTANELIEFSHKPHTLWYKLSKENNLLDSFHNRTKTTTDIKIDLSNLLPEGKKDIYFNYLEQKDIKRLYGN; encoded by the coding sequence ATGGCCTATTCTAAATCCGAAATAGAGAAAATCGGTAATACCCTAGTTTATCTTTGTAAGAATATAGGAGAACCTGTTTCTAAAACCAAAATCATTAAACTTCTTTATTTTATTGAAGAGTTTTCAATGAAAAAGTTTGGCAAACCATTTCTTGGATTGGAGTGGGAAGTATGGCATTTAGGGCCGGTCGCAGAAGACATATACGCTGAAATCAATGATCCATTTATGTTATCGGATTTTATTGAAATCACATCAATGAATGGTTATGATGGAAATTTTGTGTGCGCCAAAAATGAATTCAATGATGATGAATTTTCAGATTCGGAGATTGAATTGCTAAACACACTTATTGCCAAATTGGGCAATATGACCGCAAATGAACTTATTGAGTTCTCTCACAAGCCTCATACACTTTGGTATAAATTATCTAAAGAGAATAATCTTCTTGACAGTTTTCACAACAGGACCAAGACAACAACTGATATAAAAATTGACTTATCAAATCTTCTGCCTGAAGGCAAGAAGGATATCTATTTTAATTACCTAGAGCAAAAGGACATAAAAAGGCTCTATGGCAATTAA
- a CDS encoding type III pantothenate kinase, producing the protein MNLVIDIGNTLVKYAVFQNRKLIYDQTSASRLFLSIIKELFEKYPSINKAILSSVGKLDRKERDVVALFCKVHVLTNNSKVPFKNSYATPNTLGVDRLALAAAAYYQNPRGNTLVIDAGTCITYDMVNNAGEYVGGAISPGVRMRYNAMHNQTAGLPLLGPDELLDFIGNSTESCMHSGVINGVTQEVDGVIAQYQSRFQDLTVILTGGDSHFFAKRLKNTIFANSKFLLEGLNCLLEYNTN; encoded by the coding sequence ATGAATTTGGTTATCGACATCGGCAACACCCTCGTTAAATATGCTGTTTTCCAGAACAGAAAGTTAATCTATGACCAAACCTCGGCCTCCCGTCTGTTCTTGTCAATAATAAAGGAGTTGTTCGAAAAATACCCGAGTATTAACAAAGCCATACTATCGTCCGTAGGTAAATTGGACAGAAAGGAAAGAGATGTCGTGGCCCTTTTTTGCAAGGTGCATGTGCTTACCAATAATTCCAAAGTCCCTTTTAAGAACAGTTATGCCACCCCAAACACCTTGGGAGTAGACCGCTTGGCCTTGGCCGCTGCGGCATATTACCAAAATCCGCGCGGAAATACTTTAGTGATAGATGCCGGTACCTGTATCACCTACGATATGGTGAACAATGCCGGGGAATACGTTGGAGGGGCTATTTCGCCCGGTGTTAGGATGCGGTACAATGCCATGCACAACCAAACCGCTGGACTGCCATTGCTTGGTCCGGACGAATTGTTGGATTTTATAGGCAACTCAACGGAATCCTGCATGCACAGCGGTGTAATCAATGGTGTCACCCAAGAAGTGGATGGGGTTATTGCGCAATATCAATCTCGTTTTCAAGATTTAACAGTTATTTTAACAGGCGGAGACTCCCATTTTTTTGCCAAAAGGCTAAAAAACACCATATTTGCGAACTCCAAATTTCTCTTGGAGGGGCTAAACTGCTTGCTGGAATACAATACAAATTGA